A single region of the Streptomyces sp. AM 4-1-1 genome encodes:
- a CDS encoding ParB/RepB/Spo0J family partition protein, with protein sequence MSARTDHEATSDSAGSWAGGPGRPVTADLTPAVKVPIAALSTGDSPRLGGADVEHCRVIAESAADLPPIVVHRATMRVIDGVHRLRAAELRGDEVIAVRFFAGSAQDAYVLSVEANTTHGLPLSKMERMVAADRIMNSHPERSDRSIAALTGLSARTVAALRRRSTGERPRLNTRVGQDGRVRPVNSAEGRRLAGELMASDPNTSLRRIAAVVGLSPATVLDVRRRLDRDEDPVPPSQRTSPAPVARPSRGKATGGQEDLDALLHSLSKDPALRFTETGRLLLRWLHRQAAGTEEQVRLLDKVPAHCAAPVAELVRRCAERWLEMAEQMEQRRRQIV encoded by the coding sequence TTGTCAGCCAGGACGGACCACGAGGCCACATCGGACTCGGCCGGCTCGTGGGCCGGAGGCCCCGGCCGCCCGGTCACCGCCGATCTGACGCCTGCCGTGAAGGTGCCGATCGCGGCACTGTCGACGGGCGATTCTCCCCGGCTCGGTGGCGCCGACGTCGAGCACTGCCGGGTCATCGCCGAATCCGCCGCCGATCTGCCGCCGATCGTCGTGCACCGGGCGACGATGCGAGTGATCGACGGAGTTCACCGGCTACGGGCCGCCGAACTGCGCGGTGACGAGGTCATCGCGGTGCGTTTCTTCGCCGGCAGCGCCCAGGACGCCTATGTGCTGTCGGTCGAGGCGAACACCACACACGGCCTGCCGCTGTCCAAGATGGAGCGGATGGTCGCTGCGGACCGGATCATGAACTCGCACCCCGAGCGGTCGGACCGGTCCATCGCGGCGCTGACGGGGTTGTCGGCGCGCACGGTGGCCGCACTGCGACGGCGTTCAACCGGTGAGCGACCACGCTTGAACACCCGTGTCGGGCAGGACGGCCGGGTCCGTCCGGTCAACAGCGCCGAAGGCAGACGCCTCGCCGGCGAGTTGATGGCCAGCGACCCGAACACCTCGCTGCGCCGGATCGCCGCTGTGGTCGGGCTTTCCCCCGCGACGGTGCTCGACGTACGCCGACGGCTCGATCGCGACGAAGATCCCGTCCCGCCGAGCCAGCGGACATCACCCGCCCCGGTCGCCCGGCCATCGCGAGGAAAGGCCACGGGCGGCCAGGAGGACCTCGACGCACTCCTGCACAGCCTCAGCAAGGACCCGGCGCTCCGCTTCACCGAAACCGGCCGTCTGCTGCTGCGATGGCTGCACCGCCAGGCAGCGGGCACGGAAGAACAGGTCAGACTGCTCGACAAGGTGCCGGCGCACTGTGCCGCTCCGGTCGCCGAGCTGGTACGCCGCTGCGCGGAGCGGTGGCTGGAGATGGCCGAGCAG